The following proteins come from a genomic window of Pyxidicoccus sp. MSG2:
- a CDS encoding Ig domain-containing protein, with the protein MSRSISREDFKELKNYLGVYLQQGRVLLDSDWNENQDIAVSFLRRLNREALGEGSPNTGFNISPVFPPPPQLLLKDLDTSGMDLNEAIGAIIGACLADLLSLMLYLIFGPVLFFLSFPGKELDNMESLTGLVLSSPQGKLRIGKDRPYSGKGFLRLSGHAGTVTFTRTLPGLTDLSAHELLTFRYRLNAQVPGTIRFFLQDDAGNRSVWLIGISAMGAEIWLAGFAAPLDLRFRIVTSELQPAVKDKSYSAQVFSFAGKVPMTWTATGLPAGLTLTADGTGEDSRTGKLSGTPTTAGDFTFTVKVKGSDNVEVSRQLTLKVKPTGEVGLALPSASELLGKLQKFETPTGTPANLARIVKYGFEVYQDSTTPLVWDFDDLRLASTALEKSMGENNFIIRGSELSQFLNQVTLLSALQGSDLSEEDPDEEDDNLFLNLLNLLNADFQLSEPSIENAGRLYVAGLPIVQVQDVLYSQQADPNDPLLTPPPVGTKRTDTVYLDVWTEPVTYVEDPEIREIALGGPDSSTRLRTRNRVRVAQGGVTPTGNGVGLGTLATEGSYTAQANRLYRVEVDTAGNIGTATFRWSEDNASTLQRIIEPIPPGSKRVVVEDAAAFRKGDFVLIRKEFGEEEHRISTVFGNVITLEGTTGGQLALLPAASRVTAFTTFSLDDRPMLQRWNGFRVPIPADPADATLSSAILLNDGVQVRFGGRAMRRGDHWSFKTRYLAGDESSGINPETRIEQLAFQRARGVVHHYVPLATFTRDGSDDNPNRIYLIQDRRKRVANAGTVATPLPKLTGLSGKNTEHLGALALPPTAADSKFVLFWSGELFLSGTVHADAQLTLRMSFYNDEMTDPEAEPDKGKIQDREVVVKLGRKPKNVEVPLQHIFSKSDTPFLFLSSAFVPTSVQVFATLNDPATTPSFTVELTNMQLTALELKKGY; encoded by the coding sequence ATGTCTCGGTCGATTTCTCGCGAGGACTTCAAGGAGCTCAAGAACTATCTCGGTGTCTATCTTCAACAGGGCCGGGTGCTCCTCGACTCCGACTGGAACGAGAACCAGGACATCGCCGTCTCCTTCCTGCGCCGGCTGAACCGCGAGGCCCTCGGCGAGGGCAGCCCCAACACGGGCTTCAACATCTCGCCGGTATTCCCTCCGCCGCCCCAGCTCCTGCTGAAGGACCTGGACACCAGCGGCATGGACCTGAACGAGGCCATCGGGGCCATCATCGGCGCCTGCCTGGCGGACCTGCTGTCCCTGATGCTGTACCTCATCTTCGGGCCCGTCCTCTTCTTCCTCAGCTTCCCGGGGAAGGAGCTGGACAACATGGAGTCGCTCACGGGCCTGGTGCTGTCCTCGCCCCAGGGCAAGCTGCGCATCGGCAAGGACAGGCCCTACTCGGGCAAGGGCTTCCTGCGGCTGTCGGGACATGCCGGCACCGTGACGTTCACCCGGACGCTGCCCGGGCTGACGGACCTGTCCGCGCACGAGCTGCTCACCTTCCGCTACCGGCTCAACGCCCAGGTCCCCGGCACCATCCGCTTCTTCCTCCAGGACGACGCCGGCAACCGCTCCGTGTGGCTCATCGGCATCTCCGCCATGGGCGCGGAAATCTGGCTGGCGGGCTTCGCGGCGCCCCTGGACCTGCGCTTCCGCATCGTCACCTCCGAGCTCCAGCCGGCGGTGAAGGACAAGAGCTACAGCGCGCAGGTGTTCAGCTTCGCGGGCAAGGTCCCCATGACGTGGACCGCCACGGGACTGCCGGCCGGGTTGACCCTCACAGCGGACGGCACGGGGGAGGACTCGCGCACCGGGAAGCTCTCCGGCACGCCCACCACCGCGGGGGACTTCACCTTCACGGTGAAGGTCAAGGGCTCCGACAACGTCGAAGTCTCGCGGCAGCTGACGTTGAAGGTGAAGCCCACGGGCGAGGTGGGGCTGGCCCTGCCCAGCGCCTCCGAGCTGCTGGGGAAGCTGCAGAAGTTCGAGACGCCCACGGGCACGCCGGCCAACCTGGCCCGCATCGTCAAGTATGGCTTCGAGGTCTACCAGGACTCGACGACGCCCCTGGTCTGGGACTTCGACGACCTGCGCCTGGCCAGCACCGCGCTCGAGAAGAGCATGGGCGAGAACAACTTCATCATCCGCGGCTCGGAGCTCTCCCAGTTCCTCAACCAGGTCACCCTGCTCAGCGCGCTCCAGGGCTCGGACCTCTCCGAGGAGGACCCGGACGAAGAGGACGACAACCTCTTCCTGAACCTCCTCAACCTGCTGAACGCGGACTTCCAGCTGTCGGAGCCCAGCATCGAGAACGCGGGCCGGCTCTACGTGGCCGGCCTGCCCATCGTGCAGGTGCAGGACGTCCTGTACTCGCAGCAGGCGGACCCCAATGACCCGCTGCTGACCCCACCTCCGGTGGGGACGAAGCGCACGGACACGGTGTACCTGGACGTGTGGACGGAGCCCGTCACGTACGTGGAGGACCCGGAGATTCGCGAGATTGCGCTGGGCGGGCCGGACTCCAGCACGCGCCTGCGGACCCGGAACCGCGTGCGCGTCGCGCAGGGGGGCGTCACGCCCACGGGCAACGGCGTGGGCCTGGGGACGCTGGCCACGGAGGGCAGCTACACGGCCCAGGCCAACCGGCTCTACCGCGTGGAAGTCGACACGGCGGGCAACATCGGCACCGCGACGTTCCGCTGGTCGGAGGACAACGCCTCCACCCTGCAGCGCATCATCGAGCCCATCCCGCCCGGCTCCAAGCGGGTGGTGGTGGAGGACGCCGCGGCCTTCCGCAAAGGTGACTTCGTCCTCATCCGCAAGGAGTTCGGCGAGGAGGAGCACCGCATCTCCACCGTGTTCGGCAACGTCATCACGCTCGAGGGCACCACGGGAGGGCAGCTCGCCCTGCTGCCCGCCGCGAGCCGCGTGACGGCCTTCACCACCTTCTCCCTGGACGACCGGCCCATGCTCCAGCGGTGGAACGGCTTCCGGGTTCCCATCCCCGCGGACCCCGCGGATGCGACCCTCTCCAGCGCCATCCTCCTCAACGACGGCGTGCAGGTGCGCTTCGGCGGCCGCGCCATGCGCAGGGGTGACCACTGGAGCTTCAAGACGCGCTACCTGGCCGGGGACGAGTCCTCCGGCATCAACCCGGAGACGCGCATCGAGCAGCTCGCGTTCCAGCGCGCCCGGGGCGTCGTCCACCACTACGTCCCGCTGGCCACCTTCACCCGCGACGGCAGCGACGACAACCCGAACCGCATCTACCTCATCCAGGACCGCCGCAAGCGCGTGGCGAACGCCGGCACCGTGGCCACGCCGCTGCCGAAGCTCACCGGGCTGTCGGGAAAGAACACGGAGCACCTGGGCGCCCTGGCGCTGCCTCCCACGGCCGCGGACAGCAAGTTCGTCCTCTTCTGGTCCGGTGAGCTGTTCCTGAGCGGCACGGTGCACGCGGACGCGCAGCTCACCCTCCGGATGAGCTTCTACAACGACGAGATGACCGACCCGGAGGCCGAACCGGACAAGGGGAAGATTCAAGACCGCGAGGTGGTGGTGAAGCTGGGACGCAAGCCGAAGAACGTCGAAGTCCCGCTGCAGCACATCTTCTCCAAGAGCGACACCCCGTTCCTGTTCCTGTCGTCGGCCTTCGTCCCGACGTCGGTGCAGGTGTTCGCCACGCTGAACGACCCCGCCACGACTCCGTCCTTCACCGTGGAGCTGACCAACATGCAGTTGACGGCGCTGGAGCTGAAGAAGGGTTACTAG